In Rhinatrema bivittatum chromosome 17, aRhiBiv1.1, whole genome shotgun sequence, one genomic interval encodes:
- the HTATIP2 gene encoding oxidoreductase HTATIP2 isoform X2 has product MAEDIKKLHEDFRKQNKSCFILGASGATGKELLKEIIKNQIFSKVTIIGRRKLTFEDEAYKDVIQEVVDFENLDDYSSAFQGHDVGFCCLGTTRAKSGEAGFIRVDRDYVLKSAQLARAGGCTHFNLESSKGADKGSNFLYLRIKGEVEAEIEHLDFDRYTIFRPAVLLVDRTESRPAEWIAQRALVPISYIFPTTFSVPLTTVVRAMINNAAIQSGKKVELLDNKVIHALGRVEEPKKK; this is encoded by the exons ATGGCCGAGGACATAAAAAAGCTTCATGAAGACTTTCGGAAGCAAAACAAATCTTGTTTCATCTTGGGAGCCTCTGGAGCAACAGGCAAGGAGCTATTAAAAGAAATTATAAAGAATCAGATTTTTTCGAAAGTCACCATCATAGGTCGTAGAAAATTGACTTTTGAGGACGAAGCATATAAAGATGTG ATTCAAGAGGTGGTAGATTTTGAAAATTTGGATGACTATTCTTCAGCATTTCAAGGTCACGATGTTGGATTCTGTTGCTTGGGAACCACTAGAGCCAAGTCGGGAGAG GCTGGCTTTATTCGTGTGGACCGGGATTACGTTCTCAAGTCAGCCCAGCTGGCCAGAGCCGGAGGGTGCACCCACTTCAACCTGGAGTCTTCCAAAGGAGCCGACAAGGGCAGCAACTTCTTGTACCTAAGGATTAAG GGTGAAGTGGAAGCGGAGATTGAACATCTTGACTTTGATCGGTACACGATATTTAGGCCTGC AGTCCTACTGGTTGACAGAACAGAATCTCGCCCTGCAGAGTGGATAGCACAGAGAGCCTTAGTTCCCATATCTTACATTTTTCCAACTACATTCTCAGTTCCTTTGACAACTGTGGTGAGAGCCATGATTAACAATGCAGCGATCCAGAGTGGCAAGAAGGTGGAGTTACTGGACAACAAAGTCATTCATGCACTAGGGAGAGTGGAAGAACCAAAGAAAAAATGA